In Triticum aestivum cultivar Chinese Spring chromosome 5B, IWGSC CS RefSeq v2.1, whole genome shotgun sequence, the following proteins share a genomic window:
- the LOC123114899 gene encoding uncharacterized protein translates to MGLDLATVPLPLHGEAPLSHSICIWWRRRPGLTAAAAETNHGSNKPTNVKAFKTRKRFAPVRIIIEAPLEDLAARLETPPPTPPPPQDAAPPPPQVAAPPDASTLVISSGILDFSPVQPGFLLGWTSCLHLGIQLSRLSSVIYTSFLASRPCFLSLNRSTISAPSDGSRDVAPSDGSRDAAPSDGPRDAAQTGAPGGSNKKPVKEPKKKKRHDPMVEVMAQYVEIKRKQAEEESVLLAGSKNAQEFSISKCIAVLHKMESIRRDERAAAYKVFKSVENREIFLNSAAEDEDSAAAFLRSEMAELHQRI, encoded by the exons ATGGGCTTGGATCTGGCAACTGTCCCGCTCCCGCTCCATGGAGAAGCTCCTCTTTCTCACTCGATCTGTATTTGGTGGCGCCGCAGGCCAGGGCTAACTGCTGCGGCGGCGGAGACGAATCACGGTAGTAATAAACCAACCAACGTGAAGGCTTTTAAGACCCGAAAACGCTTCGCTCCCGTCAGGAT AATCATCGAGGCCCCCCTCGAGGATTTGGCTGCTCGACTCGagacgccgccgccgacgccgcctcctccccaagacgccgcgccgcctcctccccaagtcGCCGCGCCACCCGACGCCTCGACGCTGGTGATCTCCTCCGGCATACTGGATTTCTCACCGGTG CAGCCTGGGTTCTTGTTGGGGTGGACGAGTTGCCTCCATCTTGGGATCCAATTGTCACGCCTAAGTTCGGTAATTTACACAAGCTTTTTGGCCTCTAGACCTTGTTTCTTAAGTCTTAATCGAAGTACTATATCTGCCCCAAGTGATGGTTCAAGAGATGTTGCCCCAAGTGATGGTTCAAGAGATGCTGCCCCAAGTGATGGTCCAAGAGATGCTGCCCAAACAGGTGCTCCCGGTGGTTCAAATAAGAAGCCAGTGAaggagcccaagaagaagaagcgtcATGACCCAATGGTGGAGGTGATGGCACAATATGTGGAGATCAAACGGAAGCAAGCGGAGGAGGAGTCTGTTTTGTTGGCAGGGTCAAAAAATGCCCAAGAGTTCTCCATCAGCAAGTGCATTGCTGTTTTGCACAAGATGGAAAGCATCCGCCGCGATGAAAGAGCTGCTGCCTACAAAGTGTTCAAAAGTGTTGAGAATCGTGAAATTTTTCTGAATTCTGCTGCCGAAGATGAAGATAGTGCTGCTGCGTTTCTTCGGAGCGAAATGGCCGAGTTGCATCAACGTATCTAA
- the LOC123112584 gene encoding uncharacterized protein, whose product MASALSSMVRMMMRKQDGIPPAFVHDLHREDQTLQERSMCGCGSQSPDHGTTGQRSEEERDASIICHVHHALRHYNATNPGSEFVPVKPLMAAYVGFQSHIWVHVSFVARRKKIASSKRRRNQANDTDKTFFAELRYSHHHSGAPAVETCTIIEKSSRKSHLNTACAFCPESFQILHPLDGSFLCGKKSQANEGQGFTHFMNLLELPFTCPAASGEGKEDAAAPKEEEQEEDEEEHSSALSWATLPFHFLGNLITRVLPAFDAKRMD is encoded by the exons ATGGCGTCTGCACTGTCGTCGATGGTGCGGATGATGATGCGGAAGCAGGACGGCATCCCGCCGGCTTTCGTGCACGACCTGCACCGCGAGGACCAAACACTCCAGGAGCGCTCCATGTGCGGCTGCGGCAGCCAATCGCCGGACCATGGGACGACGGGTCAGCGCAGCGAAGA GGAGCGCGACGCCTCCATCATCTGCCACGTCCACCACGCCCTCCGCCACTACAACGCCACCAACCCGGGCTCGGAGTTCGTCCCCGTCAAGCCTCTCATGGCCGCGTACGTGGGCTTCCAAAGCCACATCTGGGTCCACGTCAGCTTCGTGGCTCGCAGGAAGAAGATCGCCAGCAGCAAACGGAGGCGCAACCAGGCCAACGACACCGACAAGACCTTCTTCGCCGAGCTGCGCTACAGCCACCACCACTCTGGTGCGCCGGCCGTCGAAACATGCACCATCATCG AGAAGTCGTCGCGCAAAAGTCACTTGAACACCGCGTGTGCATTTTGCCCCGAGAGCTTTCAGATTTTGCACCCACTTGACGGGAGCTTCCTGTGCGGAAAGAAGAGCCAGGCAAACGAAGGGCAGGGTTTCACACATTTCATGAACCTGCTTGAGTTGCCGTTCACATGCCCCGCGGCCAGTGGAGAAGGCAAGGAGGATGCGGCAGCCCcaaaggaggaggagcaggaggaggacgaggaggaacaTAGTAGCGCCCTGAGCTGGGCCACCCTCCCCTTTCATTTTCTCGGTAATCTTATTACAAGGGTTTTGCCGGCCTTTGATGCTAAGCGTATGGACTAG